GCTAAGTCAGAAATATAATATTAGCCGAGTATCCGTTCGTAAGGTATTAGCCGAACTCGTAGAAGAGGGGCTTATTGAGAAAATCACAGGTAAGGGGAATCGGGTCACTATTCCTAAAGATGGTTTGCCCGTCAAGGAAAAGATTAGACTCGCATGGTTCTCCACTTCTTATGAATTAGAAATTGTTAAGGAAATCATCGGGAAATATAATGCTTCTCAGCCATTTGCCGAGGCTGAACTCTCTATTATTCCCGAATCTAGTTATATGGAGAGTATTACTCAGCTCATTGAGGGTGAAGACGGCCCTGATGTATTTATGATTTCAGACAGCCATTTTAGACAATTGCTAGATATGGGAAAGGCTCATCTCCTTCATCCTTATTTGTCAGATAAAATGGATCCACAGACAGATAGTTATCCCAAGTTGTATGAATTATTTGAGTATGATGGACAGCCGATAATCACTCCCTTTTTATTCTCGCCTGTTGTAGTTTGCTATAACAAAAGATTGTTCGAACAAGCTGGTATCAGCGGTCAGGATCCTATTCATAACTGGACAGCCTTAGTTGATACGGCTAAGTCCTGTACCAAGGATACAGATGGGGATGGCCGGATCGATCATTATGGATTCTGCTTCTCATCTTCTCCTCATAGATGGCCTGTATTTATGCTTCAGAATGAAGGAACACTGATTTCCGATAATAATGAATGTAATATAGATAATAGAAATACAATAGAAGCATTGCAATTTTGTCTGGATTTAATGTATAAGGAACAGGTCTCGCCGATTTATTCGCATGGTAGTGAGTATATGGCTGAAGCTCTATTTGTGAAGGAACGGGTAGCCATGATCCTTAGTACGTATTACTTCATGAATGAATTCAGAGGAAGCACAATGCAATGGAATGTATGTCCGGTACCAGAACAGAAGTCGGAGGGAACTTTGCTGCTAGGAGGCGGACTGGGTATTAACAAGAATAGTCAGCGCCTGAAGCTGACAGAGAGCTTCGTTGATTTTATGGTTGGGACTGAGGCCCAAACCTTAATCAAGAAGCTGGGCTGCACGATTCCCGCGTTAAAGCATGTAGCTGAAGACGATTCATTACTTGATTGGGCGATACACCCTAAGAACTATAATGTGTTTCAGGAGATTATGCCGTATACTAGGACATTGCTTGAATTAAAGATGAATACGAGTGAGTTCGATTTGCTGCGGAATGAGATGCAATTGATGTGGATGAACATAGAGGGTCCCGGGGAGGCTTGCGGGCGAATTGTACAACTTATTAATGAGCGGCGAGCCCAAGTTATGGATTCTGTTAGTTCTAAGGAATTGCAATGAGATGAATAAATTAGAAGTACAAAATAAGGTGTGTCACGTACGTCATTCATATGACCCGTGCACACCTTATTTTTATGAACATTTGTACATTACCTACAAAATATTCTCCTTCCGGGGAGTATATGGTCTATCTAATTTACATAAATATGAACATCATTTGGTTCTCCTATAATAATCCGATGCAAGAATAAAGATGTTGTACAAGTCATTATCAATCGGAGGGAAATGATGAACAAATTATATGGAGTCATCTCCAAATGGGTAAAGTCAGGGATTGCTCTATCATTGGCACTATCGATTCAATTGGGATTAGGTCAAGAGGTTCCGTCTGCTCATGCAGAAGGACCAAGTGATCCTGCGCCGTTTATTGCGGCCAAGGTCATTAATGAGAATGCCGGAAAAAAAGTGCTCTTCGACAACACACACGGTCAAACGTCAGGTGCTGCGGATTGGGTCATCGACGGCGGCTTCTCGGATTTCGGTAATGCGTTGGCTAATCGTGGCTATGATGTGAAGGAGCTTCGCAAGTCTACTTCATTTACTTATAGCGATCTGAGCAATTACTCGGTGTTCATCGTTGCCGAGCCTAACATTCCATTTAAGCAGAGCGAGCAGCAGGCGATGAAGCAATATGTAGAGGCAGGAGGCAGCATTTTCTTCATTGGCGACCATTATAATGCGG
The window above is part of the Paenibacillus lutimineralis genome. Proteins encoded here:
- a CDS encoding extracellular solute-binding protein yields the protein MLSRKNEFLIRYQTLRDDLRGEILSGKIKPNEYILPENTLSQKYNISRVSVRKVLAELVEEGLIEKITGKGNRVTIPKDGLPVKEKIRLAWFSTSYELEIVKEIIGKYNASQPFAEAELSIIPESSYMESITQLIEGEDGPDVFMISDSHFRQLLDMGKAHLLHPYLSDKMDPQTDSYPKLYELFEYDGQPIITPFLFSPVVVCYNKRLFEQAGISGQDPIHNWTALVDTAKSCTKDTDGDGRIDHYGFCFSSSPHRWPVFMLQNEGTLISDNNECNIDNRNTIEALQFCLDLMYKEQVSPIYSHGSEYMAEALFVKERVAMILSTYYFMNEFRGSTMQWNVCPVPEQKSEGTLLLGGGLGINKNSQRLKLTESFVDFMVGTEAQTLIKKLGCTIPALKHVAEDDSLLDWAIHPKNYNVFQEIMPYTRTLLELKMNTSEFDLLRNEMQLMWMNIEGPGEACGRIVQLINERRAQVMDSVSSKELQ